The following proteins are co-located in the Desulfonauticus submarinus genome:
- a CDS encoding CHASE2 domain-containing protein gives MLRKNKFFLILSIIFLLFSFFLYFLNPSFLHFLDLKIFDLEMQVRGKIESSGKVVIVAIDEKSLEKIGRWPWSRNIMAKLVQKIDSFQPKVVGYDISFFEPEKNRVQGELIYLTKKLKQSKKLDKELFAFLKQRILANLPDLHLATTFAKCKSKHILGYYFNFSTKDEKFQNLDKAFKYSGIRYFQDSKAKLFIPKALKVRHNIPLILKGAGKEAYFNVIPDDDGTFRRYPLTIKYNKNFFQPLAVAMYRADDARGSFIYVGKAGVLGVKIKDKFVSTDERCFLYLNFRGREKSISHIPAWKVLENKISFKNLNQKYVIVGVTAPGVYDLRVTPFGVAYPGVEIQATALDNLLKGDYLTRPSFASLFDLFSILILWILATVAILFLNPFYSLLVVAGVFFSYWTVNYYFLVKKLYVLNLVYPLLSLLITYLGLITYRILFADKQKRQLRQAFSKYLDPKVVDQVVKSPDSLRLGGEKRELSVLFSDIRGFTSLSEKLSPEELVSLLNEYLTEMTAIVLTEKGLLDKYIGDAIMAIFGTPLYYPDHALAACKAALKMLNRLKELNKRWKDEKDISLNIGIGINTGEMVAGNMGSLDRFDYTVMGDNVNLASRLEGLNKYYGTNILISESTYNLVKDKINTREIDMVRVKGKVKPVRIYEVLTKEKSMFFSTYKEDYLKFLDLYYKGNFNKAKEIIEKLKNNFSEDNLLDVYINRLNYLLANPPKEWDGVYTFTVK, from the coding sequence ATGTTAAGAAAAAATAAGTTTTTTTTAATTTTGAGCATTATATTCTTGTTGTTTTCATTTTTTCTTTATTTTTTAAATCCTTCTTTCTTACATTTTTTGGATTTAAAGATTTTTGATTTAGAAATGCAAGTAAGAGGGAAAATAGAATCATCTGGCAAAGTAGTAATTGTGGCAATTGATGAAAAGAGTTTGGAAAAGATTGGAAGATGGCCATGGTCAAGAAATATTATGGCTAAGTTAGTGCAAAAAATAGATTCTTTTCAGCCTAAAGTGGTTGGTTATGATATTAGTTTTTTTGAACCTGAAAAAAATAGAGTTCAAGGAGAATTGATTTATTTAACTAAAAAGTTAAAGCAAAGTAAAAAATTAGATAAAGAGTTGTTTGCTTTTTTGAAACAAAGGATATTGGCTAATCTCCCCGATTTACATTTAGCCACTACATTTGCTAAATGTAAATCCAAACATATTTTGGGATATTATTTTAATTTTTCTACTAAAGATGAAAAATTTCAAAATTTAGATAAGGCTTTTAAGTATAGTGGAATTCGTTATTTTCAAGATAGTAAGGCAAAGTTATTTATTCCAAAAGCCTTAAAGGTGCGTCATAATATCCCTTTGATTTTAAAAGGAGCAGGAAAAGAAGCTTATTTTAATGTAATTCCAGATGATGATGGTACTTTTAGGCGTTATCCATTAACAATTAAATATAATAAAAATTTTTTTCAGCCATTAGCTGTGGCAATGTATAGGGCAGATGATGCAAGAGGAAGTTTTATTTATGTGGGTAAGGCAGGAGTATTGGGCGTTAAGATAAAAGATAAGTTTGTTTCTACAGATGAAAGGTGTTTTTTATATTTAAATTTTAGAGGAAGAGAAAAGTCTATTTCCCATATACCTGCTTGGAAAGTTTTGGAAAACAAAATCAGTTTTAAAAATTTAAACCAGAAATATGTTATAGTTGGGGTTACTGCTCCTGGCGTGTATGATCTTAGAGTAACTCCTTTTGGAGTAGCTTACCCAGGCGTTGAGATTCAAGCTACTGCTTTGGACAATCTTCTTAAGGGAGATTATTTAACACGACCTTCTTTTGCTTCTTTATTTGATTTATTTAGTATTTTGATTTTATGGATATTGGCAACTGTAGCTATTCTTTTTTTAAATCCTTTTTATAGTTTGCTAGTAGTTGCTGGAGTTTTTTTTAGTTATTGGACAGTAAATTATTATTTTTTAGTTAAAAAATTATATGTCTTAAATTTAGTATATCCTTTGCTTAGTTTGCTTATAACTTATCTTGGACTTATTACTTATAGAATTTTGTTTGCAGATAAGCAAAAGCGGCAACTTAGACAAGCATTTAGTAAGTATTTAGATCCAAAGGTAGTGGATCAGGTAGTTAAATCTCCAGATAGTTTACGTTTAGGTGGAGAAAAGAGAGAACTTAGTGTTCTGTTCTCTGATATTAGAGGATTTACTTCCCTTTCAGAGAAGCTTTCTCCAGAAGAACTTGTATCTTTGTTAAATGAATATTTAACAGAAATGACAGCTATAGTTTTAACAGAAAAAGGACTTTTAGATAAATATATTGGCGATGCGATTATGGCAATTTTTGGAACTCCCTTATATTATCCTGACCATGCATTGGCTGCATGTAAAGCGGCATTGAAGATGCTAAATCGTTTAAAAGAATTAAATAAACGGTGGAAAGATGAAAAAGATATATCTTTAAATATAGGTATAGGGATAAATACAGGAGAGATGGTAGCGGGGAATATGGGATCATTAGATAGATTTGATTATACTGTAATGGGAGATAATGTGAATTTAGCCTCTAGATTAGAGGGATTAAATAAGTACTATGGTACGAATATTTTAATTTCAGAATCCACTTATAATTTAGTAAAAGATAAGATAAATACAAGGGAAATAGATATGGTACGGGTAAAAGGAAAAGTTAAACCAGTTAGAATCTATGAAGTTTTGACTAAAGAAAAAAGTATGTTTTTTAGTACTTATAAGGAAGACTATTTGAAATTTTTAGACTTATATTATAAAGGAAATTTTAACAAGGCTAAGGAAATTATAGAAAAATTAAAAAATAATTTTTCAGAAGATAATTTGCTTGATGTGTATATAAACCGTTTAAATTATTTGTTGGCAAATCCTCCTAAAGAGTGGGATGGGGTATATACTTTTACAGTTAAATAA
- a CDS encoding HD domain-containing protein produces MDELKRLVDFFFEAGMLKKTPRSGYQFLGTGKENVAEHSFRTAIIGFSLAKIVGADAYKTAIMCLFHDFSEARCGDFNYVNKIYNQARSRDALADALSGIHFSQEILELFDDLENVLSVEAILAHDADQLDLILNLKEELDLGNQYAKKWIDCAVKRLRSKEAKILATQIIKTDHTDWWFQIKDSSWWEQKNGRKD; encoded by the coding sequence ATGGATGAATTGAAAAGGTTAGTTGATTTTTTCTTTGAAGCTGGCATGTTAAAAAAAACACCACGTAGTGGATATCAGTTTTTAGGTACAGGTAAAGAAAATGTGGCCGAACATTCTTTTAGGACCGCAATTATAGGCTTTTCCTTGGCCAAAATCGTAGGGGCAGATGCTTATAAAACCGCAATAATGTGCTTATTTCATGACTTCTCAGAGGCAAGATGTGGGGATTTTAATTATGTTAATAAGATATATAACCAGGCAAGATCTAGAGATGCTTTAGCAGATGCTTTGTCAGGTATTCACTTCTCCCAAGAAATATTAGAGCTTTTTGATGATCTTGAAAATGTTTTGTCTGTAGAAGCAATACTTGCTCACGATGCAGATCAGCTTGACCTTATTTTAAATTTAAAAGAAGAGTTGGATTTGGGAAATCAATATGCAAAAAAGTGGATTGATTGTGCAGTAAAACGTCTTCGGAGCAAAGAAGCAAAGATATTAGCTACACAGATTATAAAAACAGATCATACAGATTGGTGGTTTCAGATTAAAGATTCCTCATGGTGGGAGCAAAAAAATGGACGAAAAGATTAA
- the argJ gene encoding bifunctional glutamate N-acetyltransferase/amino-acid acetyltransferase ArgJ has protein sequence MKVPKGFLFSTAQGSFKYQDRDDLALIYAPEGAVPAGVFTQNVFQAAPVLVAKKHISQCNLINAILINAGQANACTGEKGIQDCEETLRLLSKTLEISPEFILPASTGVIGEFFDLKKWEKAILELRENLGKVDVGKVARAIMTTDKYPKLVSKCLTLDNKEVHLLGLAKGAGMIAPNMATMLGFILCDAEVDRSWWQSCLVEAVETSFNRICVDGDTSTNDTVLALSSGKVKGSFCEDDLYRLKKAVKEICFELARLIVQDGEGASKIIKLTIKKAKTRQDARNIATTIATSPLVKTAFFGEDPNWGRIVAALGRSNASFDPQKIRLFFGDIEVFGCGVAKLEDIDVWLQGYMQKKELDLVIDLGAGEEEYFILFSDLTFDYVKLNGSYRS, from the coding sequence ATGAAGGTGCCTAAAGGTTTTTTATTTTCTACTGCTCAAGGTAGTTTCAAATATCAAGATAGAGATGATTTGGCTTTAATTTATGCTCCTGAGGGGGCGGTACCTGCTGGAGTGTTTACGCAAAATGTTTTTCAAGCTGCCCCGGTGCTAGTAGCTAAAAAACATATTTCTCAGTGCAATCTAATAAATGCTATTTTAATAAATGCAGGGCAAGCAAATGCTTGCACAGGGGAAAAGGGGATTCAGGACTGTGAAGAAACTTTGCGTTTATTGAGTAAAACTTTAGAAATATCCCCAGAATTTATTTTGCCTGCCTCTACAGGAGTAATTGGAGAGTTTTTTGATTTAAAAAAATGGGAAAAGGCCATTTTAGAGTTAAGAGAAAATTTAGGAAAAGTAGATGTTGGGAAAGTAGCTAGGGCGATTATGACCACAGACAAATATCCAAAACTGGTTTCAAAATGTTTAACATTAGATAATAAAGAGGTGCATCTGCTTGGTTTGGCAAAAGGAGCAGGCATGATTGCTCCTAATATGGCAACTATGCTTGGTTTTATTTTGTGTGATGCTGAGGTGGATAGAAGTTGGTGGCAGTCGTGTTTGGTAGAAGCAGTAGAAACGAGTTTTAATAGAATTTGTGTTGATGGAGATACTTCAACCAATGACACTGTTTTGGCTTTGTCTAGTGGAAAAGTAAAGGGAAGTTTTTGTGAAGATGATTTATATAGATTGAAAAAGGCCGTAAAAGAAATTTGTTTTGAATTGGCTCGTTTAATTGTTCAAGATGGAGAAGGGGCAAGTAAAATCATAAAGCTTACTATAAAAAAGGCTAAGACTAGACAAGATGCCAGAAATATTGCCACAACTATTGCTACTTCACCTCTTGTTAAAACAGCTTTTTTTGGTGAAGACCCTAATTGGGGTAGGATTGTGGCTGCTTTGGGTAGAAGTAATGCCTCGTTTGATCCTCAAAAGATTAGATTATTTTTTGGAGACATAGAAGTATTTGGATGTGGAGTGGCAAAATTAGAAGATATAGACGTTTGGTTGCAAGGATATATGCAAAAGAAAGAATTAGATTTGGTTATTGATTTGGGAGCAGGAGAAGAAGAATACTTTATTTTGTTTTCTGATTTAACTTTTGATTATGTAAAATTGAATGGAAGTTATAGGAGTTAA
- a CDS encoding MBL fold metallo-hydrolase has protein sequence MLIQFIGVGEAFDEQQNNTSIFIQTNNLSILLDCGFTAASSFWALNPKPLLLDALFISHLHGDHCFGVPHLLLRFYEHRRTKELHIIGSIGLKNHILQLMDMSYPNLKNKLTFSLIFHELNPDQTFNLKNTNLITLQTNHSIPCLGLGIENKGKKFYYSGDGVPSQTAIEFCNYAEFIVLETYKINENIPGHNSILNAFNIAKKTKCQQLALVHLNRNERQNLPKILELFQTTALKTKIVLPSAGSIFFV, from the coding sequence ATGTTAATCCAATTTATTGGCGTTGGCGAAGCGTTTGATGAACAACAAAACAACACCTCTATTTTTATTCAAACAAATAACCTCTCTATTCTTTTAGACTGTGGTTTTACTGCTGCCTCTTCTTTCTGGGCTTTAAATCCAAAGCCTCTACTACTAGATGCACTTTTTATCTCTCATTTGCATGGAGACCATTGCTTTGGAGTTCCTCATTTACTCCTGCGTTTCTATGAACACAGACGAACTAAGGAACTGCATATTATTGGAAGCATTGGTCTAAAAAATCATATTTTACAATTAATGGACATGTCCTATCCTAATCTAAAAAATAAACTCACCTTTTCTCTTATTTTCCATGAGCTTAACCCGGACCAAACTTTTAATTTAAAAAACACAAATCTTATTACACTACAAACCAACCACTCTATACCTTGCCTAGGCTTGGGCATAGAAAATAAAGGTAAAAAATTTTATTATTCAGGGGATGGAGTTCCAAGTCAAACTGCCATAGAATTTTGTAATTATGCTGAGTTTATTGTCTTAGAAACATATAAGATAAATGAAAATATACCTGGACACAATTCTATTTTAAACGCCTTTAACATTGCTAAAAAAACAAAATGTCAACAGCTAGCACTTGTACACTTAAATAGAAATGAGAGACAAAATTTACCAAAAATATTGGAACTATTTCAAACTACTGCATTAAAAACAAAGATTGTCTTACCCTCTGCGGGGAGTATATTTTTTGTTTAA
- the rdgC gene encoding recombination-associated protein RdgC: MGILSGSVSFSIYKLTEKVSDDIFKNISEKLQEYGFQEIENLSLEKSFGWVSQEDWLDSSFQTSPIKGNYVVFSLRLDTRRISPAVIKKHYELGLKELLQKKQAQGQKFISKEEKKELRENIRLKLLTKTLPVPAVFDVVWDMLTNRIYFCSTREKVRELFIDLFVRTFELHPILITPTNFVLYELGFKEEEIASYSSKSFI; encoded by the coding sequence ATGGGTATTTTAAGTGGCAGTGTTTCTTTTAGTATATATAAACTTACTGAAAAGGTTTCAGATGATATTTTTAAAAATATTTCTGAAAAGTTGCAGGAGTATGGATTTCAGGAGATAGAAAATTTATCTTTAGAAAAAAGTTTTGGCTGGGTTTCTCAAGAAGACTGGTTAGATAGTTCTTTTCAAACCTCTCCAATTAAAGGCAATTATGTTGTTTTTAGCCTTCGTTTGGATACAAGGCGTATTTCTCCTGCGGTAATAAAAAAACATTACGAATTAGGATTAAAAGAGCTTTTACAAAAAAAACAAGCACAAGGACAAAAATTTATAAGTAAAGAAGAAAAAAAAGAACTTCGGGAAAATATTCGGTTGAAGCTTTTGACTAAAACTTTACCTGTACCAGCAGTATTTGATGTTGTATGGGATATGTTAACCAATAGGATTTATTTTTGTTCTACTAGAGAAAAGGTAAGAGAATTGTTTATAGATTTATTTGTTAGAACGTTTGAATTACATCCTATTTTAATTACTCCGACAAATTTTGTTCTTTATGAGCTTGGATTTAAAGAGGAAGAGATAGCTTCCTATTCATCTAAAAGTTTTATTTAA